ATTTAAAAACTTCCGCAGATGGTGCAGCCCGCAATGAACACTTATTTTAAATTGCTGTACATATTGTATTACGAGCGccctatatatatgcatatgcttTCATGGTTCGCCAGGGCCATCCGCCCATCTATCTGTTGCCATTCCTCCCTTCAGAGTTCAAAGCGCGCGCCGGCAGCAGACAGCCTCCGCCTCCACATCAaggcagcagctagctagctccCATGTCGTGTGCAGCCGCATTCTCGCTCCTCGTCACGCTCGCCGCCTCCGTTACGCCGGCGGCGTCCCAAGCCTCCGGCGACGCGGCGGTCCTGCGCGCCTTCCTCACTTCCCTGCCGCCAGCCTCCCAGCGCGTCCTCCTCCCGTCGTGGAACGCCACCACCAACAACAGCAGCGGCGACACCGGGTCGAGCCACTGCGCGTTCCTCGGCGTCAATTGCACCGCCACGGGCGCGGTCGCCGCGCTGAACCTCTCCCGGGCGGGGCTGTCCGGCGAGCTCGCGGCGTCCGCCCCTGGGCTCTGCGCTCTGCCGGCGCTCGTGACGCTCGACCTGAGCCTGAACAGCTTCACGGGCGCCATCCCCGCTACGCTCGCCGCGTGCACCGCGCTAGCCACGCTCGAACTCAGAAACAACTCCCTCTCGGGTGCCATCCCGCCCGAGGTCGCCGCGCTTCCGGCGCTCACCTACCTGAGCCTCAGCGGGAACGGCCTCTCCGGGCCAGTCCCAGAGTTCCCGGTGCATTGCGGGCTCCAGTACCTGAGCCTCTACGGCAACCAgatcaccggcgagctcccccgcAGCCTCGGCAATTGCGGCAACCTCACCGTCCTGTTCCTATCCTCCAACAAGATCGGAGGCACCCTGCCCGACATCTTCGGCTCCCTGACCAAGCTGCAGAAGGTGTTCCTCGACAGCAACTTGTTCACCGGAGAGCTGCCGGAGAGCATCGGTGAGCTCGGGAATCTGGAGAAGTTTGTGGCCTCGACGAATGACTTCAATGGCTCCATCCCTGAGTCCATCGGGAAGTGTGGGTCTCTGACAACGCTATTCCTGCACAACAACCAGTTCACCGGCACAATTCCGGGGGTCATCGGCAACCTCAGCAGACTGCAGTGGCTCACGATCAAGGACACGTTCGTCACCGGCGCAATTCCACCGGAGATAGGGAAATGCCAGGAGCTGCTCATCCTTGACCTGCAGAACAACAACCTTACAGGGACGATACCGCCGGAGCTCGCCGAGCTCAAGAAGCTGTGGTCCCTGTCCCTGTTCCGCAACATGCTCCGTGGACCTGTGCCTGCAGCGCTGTGGCAGATGCCGCAGCTGAAGAAGCTAGCGCTCTACAACAACAGCCTAAGTGGAGAGATCCCTGCAGAGATAAACCACATGAGCAGCCTGAGAGATCTCCTCCTGGCATTCAACAAtttcaccggcgagctcccacAAGACCTGGGGCTGAACACGACGCATGGACTTGTTTGGGTTGACGTCATGGGGAACCACTTCCATGGCACAATCCCACCTGGTCTCTGCACCGGAGGTCAGCTCGCCATTCTTGATCTTGCACTGAACAGATTCAGTGGGAGCATTCCAAATGAGATCATCAAGTGCCAGTCTCTGTGGAGAGCCCGTCTGGGAAACAACATGTTCAACGGGAGCTTACCTTCAGATTTGGGGATAAACACTGGGTGGTCATACGTGGAATTGTGCGGCAATCAGTTTGAGGGCAGGATACCAAGTGTGCTCGGTTCATGGCGTAACCTCACAATGCTTGATCTGTCCAGGAACAGTTTCTCTGGTCCTATACCACCAGAGCTCGGCGCTCTAACCCTTCTTGGCAACCTGAACCTGTCGTCGAACAAGCTGTCTGGACCAATACCACATGAgttggcaagcttcaagagacTTGTCCGTCTGGATCTTCAGAATAATCTTCTCAATGGAAGCATACCTGCAGAGATCATATCACTCAGCAGCCTGCAGCATCTTCTACTCAGTGGAAACAAGCTCAGTGGAGAGATTCCAGACGCCTTCACCTCAACACAgggcctccttgagctgcagctcGGCAGCAACTCTTTGGAAGGAGCTATCCCTTGGAGCTTAGGCAAGCTCCAGTTCATCTCTCAGATCATAAACATCAGCAGCAACATGCTGAGCGGCACGATCCCAAGCAGCCTTGGCAATCTTCAGGTGTTGGAAATGCTTGACCTGTCAAGGAACTCCTTATCTGGCCCAATTCCATCGCAACTAAGCAACATGATCTCACTCTCTGCGGTGAATGTGTCGTTCAACCAGCTCTCTGGTCTGCTCCCTGCTGGCTGGGTTAAGCTTGCAGAACGTTCACCCAAGGGGTTTCTAGGAAACCCTCAGCTATGCATACAGTCTGAAAATGCACCTTGCTCCAAGAACCAGTCCAGGAGGCGTATAAGAAGGAACACACGGATCATTGTAGCATTGCTACTGTCATCTCTGGCTGTCATGGCTTCTGGGTTGTGTGTGATCCACCGCATGGTGAAGAGGTCACGGCGGCGCCTGCTGGCAAAACACGCCTCGGTAAGTGGCCTGGACACGACGGAGGAATTGCCTGAAGACTTGACCTATGATGACATCCTTCGTGCCACCGACAACTGGAGCGAGAAGTATGTGATCGGAAGAGGCCGGCATGGCACGGTCTACCGGACAGAACTTGCTCCCGGAAGGCGGTGGGCAGTGAAGACGGTCGACCTCACTCAGGTCAAGTTCCCCATCGAGATGAAGATCCTGAACATGGTGAAGCACCGGAACATCGTCAAGATGGAGGGGTACTGCATCCGTGGCAACTTTGGTGTAATTCTCACTGAGTACATGACTGAAGGAACACTCTTTGAGCTATTGCATGGAAGAAAGCCTCAAGTGCCTCTCCACTGGAAGGTCCGGCATCAGATCGCCCTTGGTGCAGCTCAGGGCTTATCCTATCTGCACCATGATTGTGTGCCGATGATTGTTCATAGGGATGTCAAATCAAGCAACATACTGATGGACGTAGATTTGGTGCCTAAGATCACAGACTTTGGTATGGGGAAGATTGTAGGTGATGAGGATGCAGACGCAACGGTGTCAGTTGTTGTTGGCACCCTTGGCTACATTGCTCCAGGTAACAAACATTTCCTTATTTCAAATTCACATCCATTCCAATGCCCCATTGTTTGCTCTTATGTTAACTTCTATTGTCGGAAATTTTTCAGAGCATGGATACAACACAAGGTTGACCGAGAAGAGTGACATCTACAGCTACGGTGTGGTGCTGCTCGAGCTCCTGTGTAGGAAGATGCCCGTCGATCCTGTTTTCGGAGACGGCGTTGACATTGTGGCATGGATGAGACTGAACCTGAAGCATTCTGATTACTGCAGCGTGATGAGCTTTCTAGATGAGGAGATAATGTATTGGCCTGAAGATGAGAAGGCAAAGGCGCTGGACTTGCTGGAACTGGCGATTTCCTGCACTCAGGTGGCTTTCGAATCTAGGCCTTCCATGAGAGAGGTAGTGGGCACCTTGATGAGAATTGATGATCAGTATAGCAGATAAAGAGAAGTTCTCAACAAATAGAACATCTTCCATTGATGAATTATATACAAGTAAATGGAAACCACAATTGCAAAGTTTTGTTGCAGATTAATTTAAGGTGTTCTGATTGTTATCATGAAGATTTAGTAAAACAGTGACAAACTAGTCCCACAAATTGCAGTGGGCAGGATTTTACTGTAACTGCAGATTAACTAACCAAACCATTCTATCTTGGGCGCTGAACAGCTAATCTAGTGTAGAGAAATCAGCGAAAAGCAAATGTGATTCGAGAGGAATCTGCAGAAGAGGAAGAAAATTACACAAACCAACTCATGGATTCAAAATGCCATAACCTGAAGCATAAGTGGACCTGTACTGGAAGACAATATTATAGCTAAAATTTGCATATAAAATAAATGGATTCAAAAATTGCATACTGTGTAAAATTATTACTGATCAATGCAAGATGATAAACCGGGTTTTAATTTCCAATATATttccttttctaaaaaaaagattGGAGGAATTTCCAAGGAAAATCGCAGGAATCAAGAAAATAGAGGAAAGGAAAAGGTGAAACGACAATTTtacagaaagaaaaaaaaggaatccACTCCAATCCCTTGTTTTCTTTTCCTACACATTGCTGGAGCTGATGAGTACTTACAAGCTGGTGGCGGATGTCATCAGCGAGCCTAGCATCCTGACTCCAGACTCCTGAGGACCGACGTCGTCCACGGCGAAAGCGAGTCCACGGAGCATACCGCCGGCGAAGCTTCAGACTCTGAGAAAGGCCCACCAAGCTGCGGGTCTCTCACCCCTGGCTTCCACGGCGGCTGAACTCTGAAGCGATCTCCCACACCCTGCTGCATCTACAACTCAACGGCTGATTAGTGGAGCCGCACGGCCTCAACCGTCACAGAGTCAGAAGAGGAAATAAACGAGGGCTATACACACGAGATCAAGAGATGGAAGAACTAACGGGGTTTGGGGCTTTGGGGCCCCTTCTTTTTATGCACGGTTTGGGCCATTTTTACCTTTGGGCTTGTTGCTATTGTCCATTTCAATTGGGACAATCCAGAGGCGAAGAATTGGGCCACACCACCGGTCCATTATTAAATTCATCAACGTCGTGCAGTATCGGTGGGTCAAGCGTGATATCAGGCTCCCAAAGTTAACTGCACACCTTGTTTTTTTGGGGTCATTTCTTCTAACAAAAAATTGACTAGATATGTACACTAAACAATACtaaaatatttattatgtgtAATAAGTATCACTAGATTAAAATAAATATACTATGAGATACCTATGTCgataatatttttaaaaaatataataaagtTTAAAAAGATTTAACTCCTCAAAAAATGAGATGCGCAGGGACGAATCTATGTGGAGTTGCTGGGTCACCTGACCCTGGTGATTTTCTAAGAATTCcttatacttatatatatattttaactTCTTTTAGCATATATTTGTTTAACTGGGCATGACCCCGGCGGCCAGCACCAATGACAGAAGAATCAAGACTCaagccttgttcagttggtgaaaatttttagttttgggtagtgtagcatttttgtttgttttttataattattatttaatcatggactaactagattcaaaaaatgcgtctcgcaaattacaggtaaattatgtaactagttatttttttaatatatatatttagtgctctatacatatgccgtaagattcgatatgataggggtatttgaaaatttttagaactaatcaAGACCTCAAGAGCCCACAATCTAGGGAGAAGGCGGAAAGTCACGTTAGCTTGTGGCAGAAACCTAGAAACATTCATCTTCTGCCATGTCCGACTTTCGAAACGTCGGCGTCGGCGCTCTAGTTGTCGTTCCATGGTCGCAGCCGCTCGCGCTCGTCcgtcttgttcgtttggctgataagtcatggcaGAAACAAGGCTGATTTTTTgtgagagagaaaaatattgctgaATGACCGGTAGATTTGACTGATAAGCCCAAACGAACATTCGAACAAGGCAGAAATGTGAAATGTGGAATGTTGATACGACGATAGATGGACGGACAGCCACCTCTCTCCCAGTCTCCGTTGATTCAATCCTGCTCAAATATGGAATGTTCGCTTCCCTGCGTGTAACCTAAAATCCCAAATCCTATCTCAAAATTATTGTTTGCTCCTCATCAATTTATAATTGTGAGATGCTTTCAGCTTAtggtttttatatatatattttttcagcAAAAGGCAATTTGCTTGCATTCCAACGCACAAGAGAGTACGTTCAGTGTTCATCTGTTCAGATGAAATGGAGAGTCTTGATGACTTTGATCCAAGGGACCTAAATGATCTTATTATTGAGCTTAATATTTACATCGACAATGTACGAGCTGATGGTAGATTATTTGCCAAAGTGTCCACTATTTCTAAGCTTGGTAAACTGGTGGTGGATACAAACAAAAATCTTTTTTCTTTGATATATCGGTTCCTCAAACTTGTGCTAGTTACTCCTATTGGACGCCATTGGTGGAAAGGTGTTTCTCAATGTCATTTGCTTGTGCTAGATTTGCCCAAAGTGTCATTTGCTTCATTGGGCAAGAATTTCTATAATTCTTTATTTTTAGAATATGGATGATCATACTCGTCGGGTGAAATTATAAGAAGTAACCACCACTGTAAATAGCTTTTTTGTCGCATTATGTTATCGTTGCATTTATCATGTATGAATGACTACTATGTGCCTTTTTATGCATGGTGTTAAATTGTTATCAACTATATAGATATATGGCTTTAAGTTTAGGCCGACCCCAGTGACGATTTATCATAGATTCGCTCACGACGTGTAGTTATTTTGGCAGACGATGATAAACTACAAAACATTATTCATCACAAATCACTAATGCATCTATGATCTATGATGATACGTATCCTCAAATGAAAAGTTCCAGATGATATGGGACACCACTACAAACATCATCATCCAAAGAAGCAGAAGATTCAGTGTACTTAGAGAAGAACCAGCTAGTGTCTAGTGGCGTGTCTTGAACCATCACTACCGCCTGGTTTCTTCTAACATAGTGACAAGCAACTTCCTTATCTTGTAGGAGTACTGTGTACTGAATTAACAAGCCAACTAGCCAAGAGCTTTTTGAATGTGGTTACCAGTCCCCAAATTCGCGCATAAAGCAAGGGTCACATGTCTCCT
This window of the Sorghum bicolor cultivar BTx623 chromosome 7, Sorghum_bicolor_NCBIv3, whole genome shotgun sequence genome carries:
- the LOC8064037 gene encoding leucine-rich repeat receptor-like protein kinase PEPR2; amino-acid sequence: MSCAAAFSLLVTLAASVTPAASQASGDAAVLRAFLTSLPPASQRVLLPSWNATTNNSSGDTGSSHCAFLGVNCTATGAVAALNLSRAGLSGELAASAPGLCALPALVTLDLSLNSFTGAIPATLAACTALATLELRNNSLSGAIPPEVAALPALTYLSLSGNGLSGPVPEFPVHCGLQYLSLYGNQITGELPRSLGNCGNLTVLFLSSNKIGGTLPDIFGSLTKLQKVFLDSNLFTGELPESIGELGNLEKFVASTNDFNGSIPESIGKCGSLTTLFLHNNQFTGTIPGVIGNLSRLQWLTIKDTFVTGAIPPEIGKCQELLILDLQNNNLTGTIPPELAELKKLWSLSLFRNMLRGPVPAALWQMPQLKKLALYNNSLSGEIPAEINHMSSLRDLLLAFNNFTGELPQDLGLNTTHGLVWVDVMGNHFHGTIPPGLCTGGQLAILDLALNRFSGSIPNEIIKCQSLWRARLGNNMFNGSLPSDLGINTGWSYVELCGNQFEGRIPSVLGSWRNLTMLDLSRNSFSGPIPPELGALTLLGNLNLSSNKLSGPIPHELASFKRLVRLDLQNNLLNGSIPAEIISLSSLQHLLLSGNKLSGEIPDAFTSTQGLLELQLGSNSLEGAIPWSLGKLQFISQIINISSNMLSGTIPSSLGNLQVLEMLDLSRNSLSGPIPSQLSNMISLSAVNVSFNQLSGLLPAGWVKLAERSPKGFLGNPQLCIQSENAPCSKNQSRRRIRRNTRIIVALLLSSLAVMASGLCVIHRMVKRSRRRLLAKHASVSGLDTTEELPEDLTYDDILRATDNWSEKYVIGRGRHGTVYRTELAPGRRWAVKTVDLTQVKFPIEMKILNMVKHRNIVKMEGYCIRGNFGVILTEYMTEGTLFELLHGRKPQVPLHWKVRHQIALGAAQGLSYLHHDCVPMIVHRDVKSSNILMDVDLVPKITDFGMGKIVGDEDADATVSVVVGTLGYIAPEHGYNTRLTEKSDIYSYGVVLLELLCRKMPVDPVFGDGVDIVAWMRLNLKHSDYCSVMSFLDEEIMYWPEDEKAKALDLLELAISCTQVAFESRPSMREVVGTLMRIDDQYSR